One genomic window of Arachis hypogaea cultivar Tifrunner chromosome 8, arahy.Tifrunner.gnm2.J5K5, whole genome shotgun sequence includes the following:
- the LOC112707133 gene encoding early nodulin-like protein 1: MAIHSSIKGLVGLFVVVIVVSSSSFEASATTFNVGGKSGWVVNPQEDYNHWSQRYTFRVNDFLYFKFERGKDSVLIVSKEDYDSCNTEKPLHRFRGGRSGSTIPLNRSGLFYFVSGNQQNCKQGQKFVVQVSASVLPPTQPPSSTPSKSPQPSPWIASPVHSPGLVPAPAPAPAGNAASSRSFGVALGIFSFVVALLI; encoded by the exons ATGGCAATTCATTCATCAATTAAGGGGCTTGTAGggctttttgttgttgttattgtggtGAGTTCATCATCATTTGAAGCATCAGCAACTACATTCAACGTTGGTGGCAAGAGTGGCTGGGTTGTTAACCCTCAAGAAGACTATAATCACTGGTCTCAGAGATATACCTTCCGAGTCAACGATTTTCTTT ATTTCAAGTTCGAGAGAGGAAAAGATTCGGTGCTGATAGTGAGTAAAGAAGACTACGATTCATGCAACACAGAAAAGCCCTTGCACAGATTCAGAGGAGGAAGATCTGGATCTACGATCCCCTTGAATAGGTCTGGTCTCTTTTACTTCGTCAGCGGTAACCAACAAAACTGCAAGCAAGGCCAGAAGTTCGTCGTTCAAGTCTCCGCCTCCGTTCTTCCGCCGACGCAGCCGCCGTCATCAACACCGTCGAAGTCGCCTCAACCTTCCCCATGGATAGCGTCTCCTGTCCATTCTCCGGGATTGGTTCCGGCTCCAGCTCCTGCTCCGGCCGGAAACGCCGCTTCGTCTAGGTCTTTTGGTGTGGCTTTGGGAATATTTAGCTTTGTGGTGGCACTATTGATCTAA